The proteins below are encoded in one region of Paenibacillus albus:
- a CDS encoding FecCD family ABC transporter permease, giving the protein MVQSHSFSEPERPAVTIQSRPLAAILLLVGGSALLLLSAALSIAVGAADISLATVWESLVHFNPDLTSHQVIHQLRIPRVIAGALTGAAFATAGALMQGMTRNPIADSGLLGINAGSGLLLAICFAFFPGMSFVHLLFFSFIGAALAAGIVFGAGSMVKGGLTPVRLVLAGAAVSALMLAISEAIAIHYNVGQELAFWYAGGMQGVQWAQVKIITPWILGSIVVAILMSRSITLLSLGEDIATGLGQRTGLVKAIGALLILILAGASVSIVGAVGFVGLIIPHVARYLVGVDYRWILPCSAVLGSLLVVLADIGARMFNPFAETPLGALIAILGVPFFLYLAMNERREL; this is encoded by the coding sequence ATTGTGCAGTCTCATTCTTTCTCCGAGCCAGAGCGGCCGGCCGTAACGATTCAATCACGTCCGCTCGCTGCTATCTTGCTACTCGTCGGCGGGAGTGCGCTGCTCTTACTCAGCGCGGCGCTGTCGATCGCAGTTGGCGCGGCAGATATCTCGCTTGCTACGGTGTGGGAATCGCTCGTGCATTTCAACCCGGATCTGACTTCCCATCAGGTCATTCATCAGCTGCGGATTCCGCGCGTTATCGCTGGTGCGCTGACAGGCGCGGCGTTCGCCACTGCAGGCGCGCTTATGCAGGGGATGACCCGCAACCCGATTGCAGATTCAGGATTGCTTGGTATTAACGCAGGCTCTGGTCTTTTGCTAGCCATTTGCTTCGCTTTCTTCCCAGGCATGTCCTTCGTTCATTTGTTGTTCTTCTCATTCATCGGAGCAGCTTTAGCGGCAGGGATCGTATTCGGCGCCGGTTCGATGGTGAAGGGCGGACTTACGCCTGTTCGATTGGTTCTTGCCGGTGCGGCAGTTTCCGCTCTCATGCTTGCGATCAGCGAAGCGATTGCGATTCATTACAATGTTGGCCAAGAGCTCGCATTCTGGTATGCGGGTGGCATGCAAGGCGTTCAGTGGGCACAGGTCAAAATTATTACTCCGTGGATACTTGGCAGCATCGTTGTTGCGATACTAATGTCCCGCTCCATTACATTGCTAAGCCTTGGCGAAGATATCGCGACTGGTCTGGGCCAGCGAACAGGGCTTGTGAAGGCGATAGGGGCGCTGCTCATTCTCATCTTGGCCGGCGCTTCCGTTTCCATCGTAGGCGCTGTTGGCTTCGTCGGTTTGATTATTCCGCATGTTGCGCGCTATCTTGTAGGCGTTGACTACCGCTGGATCTTGCCATGCTCCGCGGTTCTCGGCTCGCTTCTCGTCGTACTCGCGGATATCGGCGCAAGAATGTTCAATCCGTTCGCAGAGACGCCTCTTGGCGCACTAATCGCTATCCTCGGCGTACCGTTCTTTCTCTATCTCGCGATGAACGAGAGAAGGGAGCTGTAG
- a CDS encoding terpene cyclase/mutase family protein, whose amino-acid sequence MQLELNQIQAGINLLVNRLLPRQNVDGSWRLGFVDAGTTTDAAVIMLLQSMQIPKPKLVALLRERIEAMQHADGAWRSYPNEISGNAAATAESYFALQFAGRTPNEPHMKRAREALLELGGLSRINNLVTKFLLAAVGQYRWPRWFPVPLTLMLLPKSAPLHFYQFSGYARVHMAPMLILGDRKPAFSQPSIVPLQPLRSGDEELRLQQGSWHRHFHYKLRQLDDDRLQLHQQATDRAVSFMQARIEDDGTLYSYATATILMVHALRALGFKAEHPLIAGAIQGLETLLAPDWTMLGRAATLQNTTSTVWDTALISHALQAAGFSKAHPSIVRAGQFLLSRQHTKLGDWKQNVVDPAPGGWGFSNINTINPDNDDTTAALRAIHDLPVEASAAAREKGLNWLLSMQNSDGGWAAFERNQDKKLISWIPLQGAEDAATDPSTPDLTGRTLEYLGRFARLTTEHHFIRRAANWLYSHQEPDGSWYGRWGVCYIYGTWAALTGLAAVGESPQHPQIRRAVAWLHSIQHADGGFGESCESDEVKQFVPLPSSTLVQTAWALDALIAVHESPTEAMQRACIYLLRELPGEHQQQQSTAARYPNGAGLPGYIYTCYESYPLVWPLLTLAHYRNKYSE is encoded by the coding sequence ATGCAGCTAGAGCTGAACCAGATCCAAGCCGGCATCAATCTGCTCGTCAATCGGCTGCTGCCGAGGCAAAACGTCGATGGCAGCTGGCGGCTAGGCTTCGTTGATGCCGGAACGACCACGGATGCGGCAGTGATTATGCTGCTGCAGAGCATGCAGATCCCGAAGCCGAAGCTCGTTGCCCTGCTGCGCGAGCGGATCGAAGCGATGCAGCACGCAGACGGTGCTTGGCGCAGCTACCCGAATGAAATATCGGGAAACGCGGCCGCTACAGCAGAGAGCTACTTCGCCTTGCAATTCGCAGGCAGAACTCCGAATGAGCCGCATATGAAGCGCGCTCGCGAGGCACTTCTGGAGCTGGGCGGCCTGTCTCGCATCAACAATTTGGTAACGAAGTTTCTGCTCGCTGCTGTCGGACAATATCGGTGGCCGCGTTGGTTTCCGGTTCCACTCACCCTGATGCTGCTTCCGAAATCAGCGCCGCTTCATTTCTATCAATTCTCCGGCTATGCACGCGTTCATATGGCGCCGATGCTCATTCTCGGCGACCGCAAGCCCGCATTCTCGCAGCCCTCGATCGTTCCACTGCAGCCGCTGCGCAGCGGCGACGAGGAGCTAAGGCTGCAGCAAGGCAGTTGGCACCGGCATTTTCATTATAAGCTGCGACAACTGGATGATGACCGGCTCCAGCTGCACCAACAAGCGACTGATCGCGCTGTCTCGTTCATGCAAGCGCGGATTGAGGACGATGGTACACTGTATAGCTACGCAACGGCGACCATTCTAATGGTTCATGCGCTTCGCGCACTTGGCTTCAAAGCAGAGCATCCGCTTATCGCCGGAGCGATCCAAGGGCTTGAGACTTTGCTTGCGCCAGACTGGACCATGCTGGGTAGAGCCGCCACACTCCAGAATACGACGTCCACCGTCTGGGATACCGCACTCATCAGCCATGCACTGCAGGCTGCAGGCTTCTCGAAAGCGCATCCTTCAATCGTGCGTGCAGGACAGTTTTTGCTTTCACGGCAGCATACGAAGCTTGGCGATTGGAAGCAAAATGTCGTTGATCCGGCGCCAGGCGGGTGGGGCTTCTCGAACATCAACACGATCAATCCCGACAATGACGATACGACGGCTGCTCTACGCGCGATCCATGACTTACCGGTGGAAGCTTCTGCGGCCGCCCGCGAGAAAGGGCTCAACTGGCTGCTCTCGATGCAGAACAGCGACGGCGGCTGGGCAGCCTTCGAACGCAACCAAGACAAGAAACTTATCAGCTGGATACCGCTTCAAGGCGCGGAAGACGCCGCTACAGACCCGTCGACACCGGATCTGACAGGCAGGACGCTTGAATATCTCGGCCGCTTTGCCAGGCTGACGACCGAGCATCACTTCATCCGGCGTGCCGCGAACTGGCTCTATAGCCACCAAGAACCGGATGGTTCCTGGTATGGGCGCTGGGGCGTCTGTTACATCTATGGTACTTGGGCTGCGCTGACCGGACTCGCCGCCGTCGGCGAATCGCCGCAGCATCCGCAGATCCGGCGCGCGGTCGCTTGGCTGCACAGCATTCAACATGCTGACGGCGGCTTCGGGGAAAGCTGCGAAAGCGACGAGGTGAAGCAGTTCGTCCCTCTCCCCTCTTCCACGCTCGTGCAAACTGCCTGGGCGTTAGATGCGCTCATAGCGGTTCATGAGTCGCCAACCGAAGCGATGCAGCGCGCCTGCATCTACTTGCTCCGCGAGCTGCCTGGCGAGCATCAGCAGCAGCAATCGACTGCTGCGCGCTACCCGAATGGCGCCGGCTTACCCGGTTATATCTATACTTGCTACGAGAGCTATCCGCTCGTCTGGCCGCTGCTCACGTTGGCGCATTACCGGAACAAATATAGCGAATGA
- a CDS encoding class I SAM-dependent methyltransferase produces the protein MLNENQNIQRPQIWHYGLVARAHVELWTAIGPEAAYYKNLIETSGQPALDLGCGGGRLLLFMLKAGLDVDGCDFSEDMLAVCQEQAAKHSLSPRLYAQAIHELDLPRRYKTIFACGVIGLGGNPRLTMQAMQRCYEHLRPGGTFAFNYAVRWNEPGAWLARLPEYRRAEPGEWPVSSERQPLADGTELELASRTLKTDPLENVAIRQLRARLWQEGVLIKEEVHTQVVEDFTKNELVLMLERAGFSDIRICGDFSDEPATADHKDLIFICRK, from the coding sequence TTGTTAAATGAAAATCAAAATATACAGCGACCCCAAATATGGCATTATGGACTTGTCGCGCGGGCGCATGTCGAATTGTGGACGGCAATTGGCCCGGAAGCAGCGTACTACAAGAATCTGATTGAGACGTCCGGACAACCGGCGTTAGATCTAGGCTGTGGCGGTGGACGCTTGCTGCTCTTCATGTTGAAGGCCGGTCTGGATGTGGATGGCTGCGACTTCTCGGAGGATATGTTGGCAGTCTGCCAGGAGCAAGCAGCAAAGCACAGCCTTTCACCCCGGCTCTATGCGCAGGCCATTCACGAGCTGGATCTTCCCCGGCGCTATAAAACGATATTTGCGTGCGGCGTGATTGGTCTCGGTGGAAATCCTCGTCTGACTATGCAGGCCATGCAGCGCTGCTATGAGCATCTGCGTCCAGGCGGTACGTTCGCATTCAACTATGCGGTGCGATGGAACGAACCGGGCGCCTGGCTGGCGAGGCTGCCTGAGTACAGGAGGGCTGAGCCTGGAGAATGGCCCGTATCCAGCGAGCGCCAACCTCTGGCCGACGGCACGGAGCTGGAACTAGCAAGCCGTACACTTAAAACAGATCCCTTGGAGAACGTCGCCATCCGTCAGTTGCGAGCCAGGCTGTGGCAAGAAGGAGTCCTTATCAAGGAGGAAGTCCATACCCAAGTGGTGGAGGACTTTACGAAGAACGAGTTGGTGTTGATGCTTGAGCGCGCAGGCTTCAGCGACATACGGATCTGTGGCGATTTCAGCGACGAACCGGCTACGGCAGACCACAAGGATCTAATCTTTATATGCCGCAAATAA
- a CDS encoding protein-glutamine gamma-glutamyltransferase produces the protein MNFESILRSNILAAAKDMHNSDVGFATFRTSYCNTEYWNLTSEGGFELKRNVTAADGIRDIYQNARKYGFECATAVMIIEYKAVLETLGDEEFNRLFPNIYLHSWQFDNNLGLTREDAPSSNSKPGDVLYFKNPEVNPDERIWQGENVIKMGDDHYFGHGIGMETGEGIISTLNKHRASGATESAYLEDQFIYPSFSALSKHAAPSDMRPNRVIPVRLDPGSVSASIGARRYIVH, from the coding sequence ATGAATTTCGAATCGATCCTACGGTCAAATATTTTGGCTGCGGCAAAAGACATGCACAATAGCGATGTGGGATTCGCGACGTTTCGGACGTCGTATTGTAATACGGAATATTGGAATTTGACTAGTGAGGGCGGCTTCGAGCTGAAGCGAAACGTCACGGCGGCGGATGGGATTCGCGACATCTACCAAAACGCGAGAAAATACGGATTCGAGTGCGCGACCGCAGTCATGATTATTGAATATAAGGCCGTGTTAGAAACGCTCGGTGACGAGGAGTTCAACCGGCTCTTCCCCAATATATACTTGCACTCTTGGCAATTCGACAACAACCTCGGCTTAACCCGGGAGGACGCGCCAAGCTCGAACTCAAAGCCTGGAGATGTCCTTTATTTCAAGAATCCGGAGGTTAATCCGGATGAACGAATCTGGCAGGGCGAGAACGTCATTAAGATGGGAGATGACCATTACTTCGGTCACGGTATTGGGATGGAGACCGGAGAAGGCATTATCAGTACCCTGAACAAGCACAGAGCGTCCGGCGCGACGGAGTCCGCCTATCTGGAGGATCAATTCATCTACCCAAGCTTCAGCGCATTATCAAAACACGCCGCCCCCTCTGACATGCGACCAAACCGCGTCATCCCTGTAAGACTTGATCCAGGCTCGGTTAGTGCAAGCATCGGAGCAAGGAGATATATTGTGCATTAA
- a CDS encoding helix-turn-helix domain-containing protein produces MMTMGDRLRELRLRHNYSQDEVARQIGITRSAYSHYEINNRQPVYETLRKLASLFGVSLDYIIGGEPSKRDSPALTPETIEIIRLLSTMDQEKRRLSIDRMMAVIKQVD; encoded by the coding sequence ATGATGACAATGGGAGATCGATTGCGAGAGCTGCGGCTGAGGCACAATTACTCACAAGATGAGGTGGCAAGGCAGATCGGCATTACCCGGTCCGCCTATAGCCATTATGAGATTAACAATAGGCAGCCTGTTTATGAAACGTTGAGGAAGCTTGCTTCTTTGTTCGGCGTGTCACTCGACTATATTATCGGCGGCGAACCATCCAAGAGAGATTCACCGGCACTAACGCCTGAGACGATAGAGATTATTCGGCTGCTGAGCACTATGGATCAGGAGAAGCGCAGGCTGTCCATCGACCGGATGATGGCCGTCATCAAACAAGTCGATTAA
- a CDS encoding sensor histidine kinase: protein MGNPRFQEVSTIRRHLCYFLLLLLPLLALSGCSVESKQVKPAAKQGIIDLSGWQFETDGQVELSGQWAFYAGKLLKPGDAALEQSTETIRVPRSWNSYRNVQGIDEGQGYATYKLTALIKRTDHVLAMRLPNIFSSYKLWVNGKELVELGHVGTSRSGSKAEQFPKIVSFNTDTDKLEIVIQVSNFQHRKGGIWVPMQLGDSDSIVASQMKTTAKEMLILGSLIIIGVYHIGLYAFRRQEQFTMHFGLLCLLVAARASVTGENYLLRIFPISWEAGLKIEYIAFALSAVTGFLYVYRLFPLDASKRVIPYVTGIGLSLCVFVLVSPAITFSKQLALFQLFVVGVAIYSLAVLITARVRRRIGSTFVLTGLAVFVVTVLNDMLFFNEWLVYAQLVPLGLFFFMLMQSFIISRRFSNAMAQVEHVSYELRELNTHLEERIEERTVALKHANATLEQTNRDLQRSETSRRHLMTNISHDLRTPITLLQGYLEAFQDGVVQTEEQQRRYIRMMLGKVGGLNRLIRDLFELTKLETGQTRFDFAKVPLGHWIQQLHDMYEIDVVSSGLRFSCDFHSVSSSEDGHAHEIEQQNRILLSLDLARMDQVLANVVYNAIKHTPRGGEITLSFFFEEHTSRVIVTVSDTGSGIADEHLPYIFDRFYKKDVSRNSADGGSGLGLAIAKEIVEAHDGAIGAVSTVDKGTMIWFMLPAEVVLAS, encoded by the coding sequence GTGGGCAATCCGCGTTTCCAGGAGGTTAGCACAATTCGGCGTCATTTATGTTATTTTTTACTCTTATTACTCCCGCTTCTTGCATTAAGCGGCTGCTCCGTAGAGAGCAAGCAAGTCAAACCTGCAGCAAAGCAAGGGATAATTGACCTGAGCGGCTGGCAGTTCGAAACTGATGGCCAAGTCGAATTATCGGGACAGTGGGCGTTCTATGCAGGCAAGCTGCTGAAGCCGGGCGATGCTGCCCTTGAGCAGAGCACGGAGACAATTCGTGTTCCCCGATCATGGAATAGCTATCGGAACGTGCAAGGCATCGATGAAGGACAAGGCTATGCGACTTACAAGCTAACAGCGCTTATTAAACGAACCGATCATGTGCTCGCGATGCGCCTGCCGAATATTTTTAGCAGCTATAAGCTGTGGGTGAATGGCAAAGAGCTCGTAGAGCTCGGTCATGTCGGAACTAGCCGGAGCGGCTCGAAGGCGGAGCAGTTTCCGAAGATCGTCTCGTTCAACACGGATACGGACAAGCTGGAGATCGTCATCCAGGTGTCTAATTTCCAGCACCGTAAGGGAGGCATCTGGGTTCCAATGCAGCTCGGAGACAGCGATTCGATCGTTGCTTCGCAGATGAAAACGACCGCTAAGGAGATGCTGATCCTCGGCAGTCTCATTATTATCGGTGTCTATCACATCGGTTTGTATGCGTTTCGGAGGCAGGAGCAGTTTACGATGCATTTTGGCCTGCTCTGTCTGCTCGTTGCTGCAAGGGCAAGCGTGACAGGGGAGAACTACCTGCTGAGGATATTCCCGATATCTTGGGAAGCAGGACTTAAGATCGAATACATAGCATTCGCGCTCAGCGCGGTAACGGGCTTCCTCTATGTGTACAGACTGTTCCCGCTGGACGCCTCGAAGCGAGTCATACCTTATGTAACCGGAATTGGGTTATCTTTATGTGTGTTCGTGCTTGTCAGCCCGGCAATCACTTTCTCGAAGCAGCTTGCGTTGTTTCAGCTATTCGTCGTCGGCGTCGCGATCTACTCGCTTGCTGTCCTCATTACCGCTCGCGTGCGCCGAAGAATCGGCTCTACCTTCGTCCTCACGGGACTTGCCGTGTTCGTCGTAACGGTGCTGAACGACATGCTCTTCTTCAATGAATGGCTTGTCTACGCGCAGTTGGTCCCACTAGGCTTATTCTTCTTTATGCTGATGCAGTCATTTATTATCTCAAGGCGATTCTCGAATGCGATGGCCCAGGTGGAGCATGTATCCTATGAGCTTCGCGAGCTGAATACCCATCTGGAAGAGCGAATTGAAGAACGCACAGTCGCGCTTAAGCATGCGAATGCGACGCTGGAACAGACCAACCGTGATTTGCAGCGGTCGGAGACTTCCCGTAGACATTTGATGACGAATATCTCACATGATCTGCGAACGCCGATTACGCTGCTGCAAGGATATTTGGAAGCCTTCCAGGACGGCGTCGTGCAGACGGAGGAGCAGCAGCGGCGATACATTCGGATGATGCTCGGCAAAGTGGGTGGGCTCAACCGGCTTATCCGAGATTTGTTTGAGCTGACGAAGCTGGAGACGGGTCAGACGCGGTTTGATTTTGCGAAGGTGCCGCTTGGGCATTGGATTCAGCAGCTGCATGACATGTACGAGATCGACGTCGTTAGCAGCGGCTTGCGGTTCAGTTGTGATTTTCATAGCGTAAGCTCCTCAGAGGATGGCCATGCGCATGAGATAGAACAGCAGAACCGCATTCTGCTTAGCCTTGATCTAGCAAGAATGGATCAAGTACTGGCAAACGTCGTGTACAACGCGATCAAACATACGCCAAGAGGCGGAGAAATCACGCTATCATTCTTCTTCGAAGAGCATACTAGCCGAGTCATCGTAACCGTAAGCGATACCGGCAGCGGGATTGCGGATGAGCATTTGCCATATATCTTCGACAGGTTCTACAAGAAAGACGTGTCGAGGAATTCAGCGGATGGCGGAAGCGGACTCGGGCTAGCCATTGCAAAAGAAATTGTAGAAGCGCATGACGGCGCGATAGGTGCGGTGAGTACGGTGGATAAAGGAACGATGATCTGGTTCATGCTCCCCGCGGAAGTAGTGCTGGCGAGTTAA
- a CDS encoding response regulator transcription factor gives MSGSKILVVDDEADITELITLYMEREGYAVHTTDNGEDAVQMAESIAPDMILLDISLKNLDGFEVCKQIRTISNVPILFISCMSDDTDIIHGLTVGGDDYMTKPFSPSQLVARVKAHLRRQSVNEQRSIERITGEVLQLDGLEINLPARTVHVQDREVFLSAKEFELLVRLAKTPNRAFALDDLYTIVWGHDSMGDTRTLMVHISNLRKKIEPDPANPIYIVTVRGVGYKFNFKEGNLHVQR, from the coding sequence ATGAGTGGGAGCAAAATATTAGTTGTAGACGATGAAGCTGACATTACCGAGCTCATAACGCTTTATATGGAACGCGAAGGCTACGCTGTACATACGACAGACAACGGTGAAGATGCCGTCCAAATGGCGGAATCTATAGCCCCGGACATGATTTTGCTCGATATTTCGCTCAAAAATTTGGATGGGTTCGAGGTTTGCAAGCAAATTCGTACCATTTCCAACGTTCCCATATTGTTTATCAGCTGCATGAGCGACGATACTGACATTATACATGGTCTTACCGTAGGCGGCGACGATTATATGACCAAGCCGTTCAGCCCTAGTCAGCTCGTCGCGCGCGTGAAAGCGCATTTGCGCCGTCAATCGGTCAATGAGCAGCGCTCGATCGAACGTATAACCGGTGAAGTGCTTCAGCTAGATGGCCTTGAGATCAACCTGCCGGCGCGAACGGTCCATGTGCAGGATAGAGAGGTTTTCCTATCTGCCAAAGAATTCGAGCTGCTGGTTCGTCTTGCCAAGACGCCTAATCGTGCTTTTGCGCTCGACGACTTGTATACGATCGTTTGGGGCCATGACAGTATGGGGGATACGCGCACGCTGATGGTGCATATCAGCAATCTTCGCAAAAAAATCGAGCCCGATCCTGCAAACCCGATCTACATCGTAACTGTACGGGGTGTAGGCTACAAATTTAACTTCAAGGAAGGAAATCTTCATGTACAACGCTGA
- a CDS encoding class I SAM-dependent methyltransferase, with product MYNADLWKDYELLDTGNGEKLERWGRYVLRRPDPQVIWPIANENEQWKTADGHYHRSSSGGGEWDFRTKMPERWTVEYGELKFHIKPTSFKHTGLFPEQAVNWTWMMDKIRNAGRPIRVLNLFAYTGGATVAAAAAGAEVCHVDAAKGMVQWAKENAELSGLASAPIRYITDDVFKFVQREERRGKKYDAIIMDPPSYGRGPNGEMWKLETNLFPFLDFCTTILSEDPLFVLVNSYTTGLSPTVLHNMLHMTVGRKFDGSIHCGEIGLPISASGLTLPCGILGRWEGK from the coding sequence ATGTACAACGCTGATTTATGGAAAGACTACGAGCTTCTCGATACGGGAAACGGAGAGAAATTAGAACGCTGGGGGCGCTACGTGCTGCGCAGACCAGACCCGCAGGTTATCTGGCCAATTGCCAATGAGAATGAACAATGGAAAACGGCTGACGGCCACTATCATCGCAGCTCTTCAGGCGGCGGCGAATGGGACTTCCGCACGAAGATGCCGGAGCGTTGGACGGTTGAATATGGTGAACTGAAATTCCATATTAAGCCGACGAGCTTCAAGCATACAGGCTTGTTCCCTGAGCAAGCGGTAAACTGGACGTGGATGATGGATAAGATTCGCAATGCCGGTCGTCCGATTCGCGTGCTGAACCTGTTTGCGTACACTGGCGGCGCAACCGTAGCAGCTGCTGCTGCCGGCGCTGAGGTATGTCACGTGGATGCGGCTAAGGGCATGGTTCAATGGGCAAAAGAAAACGCTGAGCTGTCTGGCCTTGCATCCGCTCCAATCCGCTACATTACAGATGATGTATTCAAATTCGTCCAGCGCGAAGAGCGCCGCGGCAAGAAATATGATGCCATCATTATGGACCCGCCATCGTACGGACGCGGACCAAACGGCGAGATGTGGAAGCTGGAAACGAATCTGTTCCCATTCCTTGATTTCTGTACGACGATTCTGTCGGAGGATCCGCTGTTTGTTCTTGTGAATTCTTATACGACCGGCCTTTCCCCTACTGTGCTGCATAACATGCTGCATATGACGGTCGGCCGTAAGTTTGACGGCTCGATTCATTGCGGAGAGATCGGACTGCCAATCTCAGCATCTGGCCTTACACTGCCATGCGGCATCCTTGGCCGCTGGGAGGGCAAGTAA
- a CDS encoding RluA family pseudouridine synthase, with protein MTMDKEAGTGLEHGPEPLLPVLYEDNHLLAVIKPPGMLSQADDTGEMDMVTLLKDDLRARYQKPGNVYVGLVHRLDRPVGGAMLFAKTSKAAGRLSESVRSRSFDKLYLAIVHGAPEASSGRLRHFLRKDAARNIVTVHAKQVQDAKEAILDYAVVARNGAYSLVAVKLLTGRSHQIRAQMSSIGCPLVYDRKYGAPAVQGEQDIALWSAMVGVAHPVTKEWMTFDASTPKTEPWSRFNDGDYARARTILPEKGTDGS; from the coding sequence ATGACAATGGACAAGGAAGCGGGCACAGGTTTGGAGCACGGGCCTGAACCGCTCCTGCCCGTTTTATACGAAGATAACCATTTGCTCGCCGTTATTAAGCCGCCTGGGATGCTTTCTCAAGCCGATGATACCGGAGAGATGGATATGGTGACTTTATTGAAAGATGATCTGAGAGCGCGATATCAGAAGCCTGGCAATGTCTATGTCGGGCTTGTGCATCGCTTGGATCGGCCGGTTGGCGGCGCGATGCTGTTCGCGAAGACGTCGAAGGCAGCTGGTCGGTTGTCGGAATCGGTTCGCAGCCGTTCTTTTGACAAGCTGTATCTGGCCATTGTACATGGGGCACCTGAAGCTTCTTCAGGGCGGCTGCGGCATTTCCTGCGGAAAGACGCTGCGCGCAACATCGTCACGGTTCATGCGAAGCAAGTGCAGGATGCCAAAGAAGCCATTCTCGATTATGCAGTTGTCGCGAGGAACGGAGCCTACTCTCTCGTTGCCGTGAAGCTGCTGACTGGCCGCTCGCACCAGATACGTGCCCAGATGTCGTCAATCGGCTGTCCGCTCGTCTACGACCGTAAGTACGGCGCTCCAGCGGTGCAAGGCGAGCAAGACATCGCCTTATGGTCCGCCATGGTCGGTGTAGCGCACCCTGTCACGAAGGAATGGATGACGTTCGATGCTTCCACGCCGAAGACAGAGCCTTGGAGCCGCTTCAATGATGGAGATTACGCTCGTGCGCGAACGATACTGCCGGAGAAAGGAACTGACGGCTCATGA
- a CDS encoding CapA family protein, translating into MTKQARWLWLPLLVLLLCSCGNEPSVIDGQSNKPDSGMNNTANGDGGSGDSSAAPDSSSNDTATQNGDGAANGNAGQGSSTTNDTPSQEGDGSVGGGSSSAEPPPSEPEKSSDATWIAVGDIMMHMPQLPGAYNEKTKTYNFNSFFTAVKPILEQGDWSLANLETPIGGKSLGYSGYPRFNAPTELGDALKYAGFTTVTNANNHALDRGAKGISLTLAKLEKLGFDIKGTARSKYESEQITIVERKGIKMGLLAYTYGTNGIPLPKDQPYSVSLIDEARMLQDIKNVRAAGADFITIALHFGTEYQTMPNDIQKNLARKLIAAGADIIAGSHPHVVQPYEMVEAAQPDGTVHKGLIIYSMGNFISSQQGKSKDFGVIYKVHIHKDGPSKQTTIKEVEAIPTWVHRVTASSISKFSVVPLKQTIDSKSLKDLSSADYRGLTSMYSQLTKRIHAMSSKPLILPAAG; encoded by the coding sequence ATGACCAAACAAGCTCGATGGTTATGGCTGCCGCTGCTTGTTTTGCTGCTATGCAGCTGCGGGAATGAACCATCGGTGATTGACGGACAGTCGAATAAACCTGATTCAGGCATGAATAACACTGCGAATGGCGACGGTGGAAGCGGAGATAGTTCGGCTGCGCCGGACTCGTCTTCGAATGATACGGCAACGCAGAACGGCGATGGAGCTGCAAACGGCAATGCTGGGCAGGGATCATCAACGACGAATGATACGCCTTCGCAGGAAGGTGATGGATCGGTAGGTGGTGGCTCGAGTTCAGCTGAACCGCCTCCCTCTGAGCCAGAGAAATCATCCGATGCGACATGGATCGCCGTTGGCGATATTATGATGCACATGCCTCAGCTTCCTGGTGCGTATAACGAGAAGACGAAGACGTACAACTTCAACTCTTTCTTCACGGCGGTGAAGCCGATCCTGGAACAGGGGGATTGGTCCCTCGCGAATCTGGAGACGCCGATTGGCGGTAAGTCGCTTGGCTACTCTGGCTATCCGAGGTTCAACGCTCCGACGGAGCTCGGCGATGCTCTCAAGTATGCCGGCTTTACGACGGTTACCAATGCGAACAACCATGCGCTTGACCGCGGTGCCAAAGGTATATCGCTGACGCTGGCGAAGCTTGAGAAGCTCGGCTTTGATATAAAAGGTACGGCCCGATCGAAGTATGAGTCAGAGCAGATTACGATCGTGGAGCGCAAAGGCATTAAGATGGGGCTGCTTGCGTATACGTACGGCACCAATGGCATTCCGCTTCCGAAGGATCAGCCATACTCCGTTTCGTTAATTGACGAGGCGAGGATGCTGCAGGATATTAAGAATGTTCGTGCTGCAGGAGCGGATTTTATCACGATTGCTCTGCACTTCGGTACCGAGTACCAAACCATGCCGAACGATATACAGAAGAATTTGGCGCGCAAGCTAATCGCTGCTGGCGCCGACATTATTGCAGGCTCTCACCCGCATGTGGTTCAGCCTTATGAGATGGTCGAAGCCGCTCAGCCAGACGGAACCGTGCACAAGGGACTCATTATTTATTCGATGGGAAATTTCATTTCCAGCCAGCAAGGCAAATCGAAGGACTTTGGCGTCATCTATAAAGTTCATATCCATAAAGACGGTCCATCTAAGCAAACGACCATCAAGGAAGTTGAAGCAATCCCAACCTGGGTTCACCGCGTAACTGCAAGCAGCATCAGCAAATTCTCGGTCGTTCCGCTAAAACAAACCATAGACTCGAAGTCGCTCAAAGACCTATCCTCTGCTGATTATCGCGGCTTAACTAGCATGTACAGCCAGCTGACCAAGCGTATCCACGCCATGTCAAGCAAGCCGCTCATCCTGCCAGCTGCTGGTTAA